From Cytobacillus sp. IB215665, the proteins below share one genomic window:
- a CDS encoding S-layer homology domain-containing protein → MIYIIRRSFFVIVTFIFVFFANSLTSFAADKQNYDVLMPAAKKYIGVPYKFGGTDASGFDCSGFVRHVFNQVNVSLPRTTAEQYNTGTAVAKENLRIGDMVFFETYKPGASHSGIYIGNSKFIHADSTNGISVSSLEDPYYWGPRYLGAKRMLSYEKEVGIFQDIPSSFWAYEEIKTLADDNLLLGMEDSYFHPDQLITKAEVAGLLAVSLKLDMNNRKKGFDDVSTEHWALGAINALKDKGYITGDDANNFQPNAALTREQLAVWFTKAFSLEEASTPVEFADVDSSYWAYDQIQRLAAAGISTGDEDNNFRPTEEIDRAQFAAFLYRALY, encoded by the coding sequence GTGATTTATATTATTAGACGTTCCTTTTTCGTAATAGTTACATTTATTTTCGTATTTTTTGCAAATTCTTTAACTTCTTTTGCAGCAGATAAGCAAAACTACGATGTACTCATGCCAGCAGCAAAGAAATATATCGGCGTCCCGTATAAGTTCGGTGGCACAGATGCAAGTGGCTTTGATTGCTCTGGATTTGTACGACACGTATTCAACCAAGTCAATGTTTCATTACCACGAACGACTGCTGAGCAATATAATACAGGTACAGCAGTTGCAAAGGAAAACCTTCGTATAGGTGACATGGTCTTTTTTGAAACATATAAGCCTGGTGCTTCTCATTCTGGTATATACATAGGAAACAGCAAATTTATCCACGCTGATTCCACAAACGGTATTTCAGTTTCTTCATTAGAAGATCCATATTACTGGGGTCCACGATATTTAGGTGCAAAACGTATGCTTTCTTATGAGAAGGAAGTTGGCATCTTCCAAGACATCCCTTCATCATTTTGGGCGTATGAAGAAATTAAAACATTAGCAGATGATAATTTATTGTTAGGCATGGAAGATAGTTATTTTCATCCAGACCAACTCATTACTAAAGCAGAGGTTGCAGGATTATTAGCAGTTTCATTGAAGCTTGATATGAATAACCGTAAAAAGGGCTTTGATGATGTGTCTACAGAGCATTGGGCACTAGGTGCAATTAATGCCCTTAAGGACAAAGGCTATATTACTGGCGATGACGCAAATAACTTTCAACCTAATGCTGCACTTACGAGAGAGCAATTAGCCGTTTGGTTTACAAAAGCCTTCTCACTTGAGGAAGCATCAACTCCTGTTGAATTTGCAGATGTAGATAGCTCGTACTGGGCATATGATCAAATTCAACGTCTAGCTGCTGCAGGTATCTCAACAGGAGACGAGGATAATAACTTCCGTCCAACTGAAGAAATTGACCGTGCACAGTTTGCGGCATTTCTATATCGAGCATTATACTAA
- a CDS encoding S-layer homology domain-containing protein — translation MKKLLRIMFVSSLLMIFMTVHAEAKVFDETTTTTAAQFQYEDYYTIIQRYEGASGVTIESYSPKWKSVDQLRQVEQELLRNKHGEEFELLEKIVIYPDYPAGVDVVGQYYAQYQWGTEWKLLPERKIELYGGDDFTTIGDIAHTLSHEYGHHFSFYHLIEGENEKPANWKNSSYAEARQLSKNSNAHSDGVGEYIWSLAEIFAEDYVQLFGSELAIKNHAQMNGLIDTPFDQISAQQYWVDRLDESEYNVREPIQLDLLNYEENTFDSAYYNMEMLVSSQGEQNIYLIGQDGNGEYIPVTVDEIRNDSQLPTWYDPFELEPEQSWIFDSYTFDEVKFFARQHEQQGFNRGSATLYITYNNIEESRTTPEQLNIQKVLSTAKIKELLTESATKHGIPPEILKAMAYVDTGMKQFDDEGNPLVGEEGGIGLMQVVLSEDEMMAKGIDRSKLETDTQYNIDIAAQLLKEKWESANIPTINDHVPAVIEHWYFALMAYNGLSQQNDPSIKHQQAPYQERVFDVIRQNSLVNVQDIPSFEVEYENPAEPDELSFLAQHYEWEGLETKSRQLYEVYDFVYTYEDNLTNTAIFDEVDGEAIAELTNYFPLQIIEGPFENSDPSDHTTYYAVYGNIIYGYVSSSHIKQGEVSVYPDIFDMEIASAVGHLQLNNIINGYTDGTYKPDESLLRRHAAAIFVRALGLTLPEGYEMQATDMEQGDIGYEDMAIAEAHGLMGIGGALRPNELLTRSQIASMLVRAYHELYIPATDKMPFADIDEAYWNYEDINLLAFNGIINEPTFRPTDFVTRAEFALLLSRTLLIEEK, via the coding sequence TTGAAGAAGCTACTAAGAATCATGTTCGTGTCATCACTATTAATGATCTTCATGACAGTACATGCGGAAGCAAAAGTATTTGATGAGACGACGACTACAACAGCAGCACAATTTCAATATGAAGACTACTATACGATCATCCAAAGGTATGAAGGAGCTAGCGGGGTTACAATTGAGAGCTACAGTCCGAAATGGAAATCTGTCGATCAGTTACGTCAAGTCGAACAAGAGCTACTTCGTAATAAGCACGGGGAAGAGTTTGAGCTATTAGAAAAGATCGTTATTTATCCAGATTATCCTGCTGGTGTAGATGTAGTCGGCCAATATTACGCGCAGTATCAATGGGGTACTGAATGGAAGCTACTACCAGAGCGTAAAATCGAATTGTATGGTGGAGATGATTTCACAACGATTGGTGACATCGCCCATACGTTATCACATGAATACGGGCATCATTTCAGCTTTTATCATTTAATAGAAGGAGAAAATGAAAAACCTGCAAATTGGAAAAATAGTTCGTATGCAGAAGCACGTCAGTTATCCAAAAATTCAAATGCCCATTCTGATGGGGTTGGAGAATACATTTGGAGCTTAGCCGAAATTTTTGCTGAAGATTATGTGCAGCTGTTTGGTTCTGAGCTTGCGATTAAAAACCATGCGCAAATGAATGGACTTATTGACACACCATTTGACCAAATTTCAGCACAACAATATTGGGTCGATAGGCTAGATGAAAGCGAGTATAATGTCCGTGAACCTATTCAACTAGATTTATTAAACTATGAAGAAAATACATTTGACTCTGCCTATTACAATATGGAAATGCTCGTATCGTCACAAGGAGAGCAAAATATTTATTTAATAGGTCAAGATGGAAACGGGGAGTACATCCCTGTCACTGTTGATGAGATCAGAAATGATTCACAACTGCCTACATGGTATGACCCTTTTGAGCTAGAACCAGAGCAGTCATGGATATTTGATAGCTATACATTTGATGAAGTGAAATTTTTCGCACGTCAGCATGAGCAACAAGGATTTAATCGTGGCTCAGCTACACTGTATATAACGTATAATAATATAGAAGAAAGTAGAACGACACCAGAGCAGCTTAATATACAAAAAGTGTTATCGACAGCAAAAATTAAAGAGTTACTTACTGAATCTGCAACGAAACATGGCATTCCTCCAGAAATTTTAAAGGCGATGGCATATGTTGATACAGGCATGAAGCAATTTGATGATGAAGGCAATCCGCTTGTCGGTGAAGAAGGTGGTATTGGTCTCATGCAAGTGGTGCTTTCTGAGGATGAGATGATGGCAAAAGGTATTGATCGTTCAAAGCTAGAAACAGATACGCAATACAATATCGATATCGCTGCACAGCTACTGAAGGAAAAATGGGAGTCAGCAAATATACCGACCATTAACGATCATGTTCCAGCGGTCATCGAACATTGGTATTTTGCGTTAATGGCTTATAACGGCTTGTCACAACAGAATGATCCGAGCATTAAACATCAACAAGCACCTTATCAAGAACGTGTATTTGATGTCATTCGTCAAAACAGTTTAGTAAACGTCCAGGATATCCCTTCATTTGAAGTAGAATATGAAAATCCAGCTGAACCAGATGAACTCAGTTTCCTAGCGCAGCATTATGAGTGGGAAGGGTTGGAGACAAAATCAAGGCAGCTATATGAGGTATATGATTTTGTGTATACGTACGAGGACAATTTAACTAACACAGCTATTTTCGATGAAGTAGATGGAGAAGCTATTGCCGAGCTTACGAACTATTTCCCGCTACAAATTATTGAAGGTCCTTTTGAAAATAGTGATCCATCCGACCATACTACCTATTATGCGGTATACGGTAATATCATTTATGGATACGTTTCATCATCGCATATCAAACAAGGCGAAGTGTCTGTATACCCAGATATCTTTGACATGGAAATTGCATCAGCTGTTGGACATCTGCAGCTAAATAACATCATTAATGGTTATACAGATGGAACGTATAAACCAGATGAATCATTACTACGTAGGCATGCAGCAGCTATCTTTGTCAGAGCGCTAGGCTTGACGCTGCCAGAAGGCTACGAAATGCAAGCGACTGATATGGAACAAGGAGATATCGGTTATGAGGACATGGCAATAGCTGAAGCACATGGTCTAATGGGTATAGGTGGAGCACTTCGTCCAAATGAACTATTAACGAGGTCACAAATTGCATCCATGCTCGTACGCGCATACCATGAATTATATATACCTGCTACGGACAAAATGCCGTTTGCTGATATTGATGAAGCTTATTGGAACTATGAAGATATTAATCTGTTAGCATTTAACGGTATTATTAACGAACCGACATTCAGACCAACCGACTTTGTGACACGTGCTGAGTTTGCACTGTTGTTAAGTAGGACATTATTAATAGAAGAAAAGTAA
- a CDS encoding S-layer homology domain-containing protein yields MAYQPKSYRKFLAGSVSAALVATAIGPVAASAANDFSDVSSSYWAHDEISALANEGIINGFPNGTFGPDLTLTRGQAAKLFQRALGLEVPADLNSFSDLEGHSDQELLAAAAAVKAAGIFKGSNGEFGAEDVLTRAQMASVIVRAFGLEANDVDVTLTDLDTIDVSHRDNVSVLFQNGITTGRDNGTIFDGADSVTRAQFATFLYRALGYDVDLSASVKAINTTTVEVMFEDAIEDVDALNFAIEGLEVENAAVKQTNSKVAVLTTSPQEGGEVYTVTVDGEEVGSFEGVSAVVPTDIEVVSHSLQGIVGKEVTVQAEVTVADGESKAGIPVTFNIAANADFNNAQVVEVFTNEDGIAEYSYTQYAGGEDYVTAYATGNADLRSTSGMVYWGVTDRLTITEVDEEEGNTIDNGESKVYKVKATTPKGGAESGYVNVTFAENVNVDPDQSIRSVVVTDVVEGEGEYPYQYTNGRANQILVKLDKDGEATFTVTGEDASVTPVVFFNGEFDEDEKHDWDGVSHLSATDLQAQAETVTFEDVEYIDLEVESVGTKYAAAITNYGLGGREYKVTVTDEDGELAPKGTKVYVTLEGGDFDGDVYFEDESNQFTGDLDEGFYAKTDADGVATFRIIGEFDDDDEAYATPTFFLNNGSDDDELDSKDTSAKGEIVYFGDAEIEGAGLTVLDEDGNPGIEETTVGEAITFVYSSVDQNGFAYYDKDEDFDATFTVDAKIADVDVYYGDKVVGSPDETVRAGHDESFKLEAHEGQAAITIVTEDATKVVVDAHASGDSLPKDSATVEFNKYSTSEVYGFLGAYDTSEDELTIIDRNGEAHNYSYAGEEYEEKGYGIEKSEFERLLDDEPEISVTSDDEGNLTFNIVDLDVTPIALPDADDVVDDFVDADADAGELQGDITFTTLDGVAYDVTVGTFNTNFTGNGNERTVAVPADTVADSVEITVSNGEGYEFTASYDLSEKDNDDNVAADELVRLALEAINEAAYEGKWDGVDFNTFGTAEITDVTAANEGDVKEALEPIRQRGGELTAAEIQDVVDGIVAQPVIDAIAALDNTSDQATVDAVRADYNLLSSAQQALVDDTELVAQENRLAADATAVSDDALALTAPAFNVGADQQAPSFTLVAAGANGTTITWSAGGSAFLTDAGVVTRDTAGNGDQTVTLTATITRGLSTEDVTFEVVIPDLTDIDLATGGDQYALVTVTKN; encoded by the coding sequence ATGGCTTACCAACCAAAATCTTATCGTAAGTTTTTAGCCGGTTCTGTTTCAGCTGCATTAGTAGCAACTGCAATCGGACCAGTAGCAGCTAGCGCTGCAAATGATTTCTCTGATGTTAGCTCTAGTTATTGGGCTCATGATGAGATTTCTGCATTAGCAAATGAAGGTATTATTAACGGGTTCCCTAACGGAACTTTCGGACCAGACTTAACATTAACTCGCGGTCAAGCTGCGAAATTATTCCAACGTGCTTTAGGCCTTGAAGTACCTGCAGATCTTAACTCTTTCTCTGACTTAGAAGGACATTCAGATCAAGAGCTTTTAGCAGCAGCTGCAGCAGTTAAAGCTGCTGGCATCTTCAAAGGTAGCAACGGTGAGTTCGGAGCTGAGGACGTATTAACTCGTGCTCAAATGGCTTCAGTTATCGTTCGTGCTTTCGGTTTAGAAGCTAACGACGTTGACGTTACATTAACTGACCTTGACACAATTGACGTTTCTCACAGAGATAACGTATCAGTATTATTCCAAAACGGAATTACAACTGGAAGAGATAACGGTACTATCTTTGATGGCGCTGACAGCGTAACTCGCGCTCAATTCGCTACATTCTTATACCGTGCATTAGGATACGATGTTGACCTAAGCGCTTCAGTAAAAGCAATCAACACTACAACTGTTGAAGTAATGTTTGAAGATGCTATTGAAGACGTTGACGCTTTAAACTTCGCTATCGAAGGTTTAGAAGTTGAAAACGCAGCAGTTAAACAAACTAACAGCAAAGTAGCTGTATTAACTACATCACCTCAAGAGGGTGGAGAAGTTTACACAGTAACAGTTGATGGCGAAGAAGTAGGAAGCTTCGAAGGTGTATCTGCAGTTGTTCCAACTGACATCGAAGTAGTATCTCACTCTTTACAAGGTATCGTAGGTAAAGAAGTAACAGTTCAAGCTGAAGTAACAGTTGCTGATGGTGAGTCTAAAGCTGGTATCCCAGTTACATTCAACATTGCAGCTAATGCTGATTTCAACAATGCTCAAGTAGTGGAAGTATTCACTAACGAAGATGGTATTGCTGAGTACTCTTACACTCAATATGCTGGTGGAGAAGATTACGTAACTGCTTATGCAACTGGTAACGCTGACCTACGTTCTACAAGCGGTATGGTTTACTGGGGTGTAACAGATCGTTTAACTATCACTGAAGTTGACGAAGAAGAAGGCAACACTATCGATAACGGTGAGAGCAAGGTTTATAAAGTAAAAGCAACTACACCTAAAGGTGGAGCAGAATCAGGCTATGTAAATGTTACATTTGCTGAAAACGTTAATGTTGACCCTGATCAATCAATTAGATCTGTAGTAGTTACAGATGTTGTTGAAGGAGAAGGCGAATACCCATATCAATATACAAATGGTAGAGCAAATCAAATACTTGTTAAACTTGATAAAGACGGTGAAGCTACATTCACTGTAACTGGTGAAGATGCTTCAGTAACTCCAGTTGTATTCTTTAACGGTGAGTTCGATGAAGATGAAAAGCATGATTGGGACGGTGTATCTCATTTATCAGCTACTGACCTTCAAGCTCAAGCAGAAACAGTTACATTTGAAGATGTAGAATATATTGATTTAGAAGTTGAATCTGTAGGTACTAAGTATGCTGCAGCGATCACTAACTACGGTTTAGGTGGACGTGAGTATAAAGTAACAGTTACAGATGAAGATGGTGAACTAGCTCCTAAGGGAACTAAAGTTTACGTTACTCTTGAAGGCGGAGACTTCGATGGTGATGTATACTTTGAAGATGAGTCTAATCAATTTACTGGAGACCTAGATGAAGGATTCTACGCTAAGACTGATGCTGACGGTGTAGCTACATTTAGAATCATTGGTGAATTTGATGATGATGACGAAGCTTACGCTACTCCAACATTCTTCCTTAACAATGGAAGTGATGATGATGAGTTAGATTCTAAAGATACATCTGCTAAAGGTGAAATTGTATACTTTGGAGACGCAGAAATCGAAGGTGCAGGCTTAACTGTACTTGATGAAGATGGTAACCCTGGAATCGAAGAAACTACAGTTGGTGAAGCAATTACTTTCGTTTATTCATCTGTAGACCAAAACGGTTTTGCTTATTATGATAAGGACGAAGACTTTGATGCTACATTTACAGTTGATGCAAAAATTGCTGATGTAGATGTATATTATGGTGATAAAGTTGTTGGTTCTCCTGACGAGACAGTTCGTGCTGGTCATGACGAGTCATTCAAATTAGAAGCACATGAAGGTCAAGCTGCAATCACAATCGTTACTGAAGATGCTACTAAAGTAGTTGTAGATGCACATGCTTCAGGAGATTCTTTACCAAAAGATTCAGCTACAGTGGAATTCAACAAGTATTCTACTTCAGAAGTGTATGGCTTCTTAGGAGCTTATGATACTAGTGAAGATGAATTAACGATTATTGATCGTAATGGTGAAGCGCACAATTACAGCTATGCTGGTGAAGAGTATGAAGAAAAAGGTTATGGAATTGAAAAAAGCGAGTTCGAGCGCCTTCTTGATGACGAGCCAGAAATCTCAGTAACTAGCGATGATGAAGGTAACTTAACATTTAACATTGTTGACTTAGATGTTACTCCTATCGCTCTACCAGATGCTGACGATGTAGTTGATGACTTTGTAGATGCTGATGCTGATGCTGGCGAATTACAAGGTGACATCACATTCACAACGCTTGATGGCGTAGCTTATGATGTAACTGTTGGAACATTTAATACTAATTTCACTGGAAACGGAAACGAAAGAACTGTAGCAGTACCAGCTGATACAGTTGCTGATTCAGTAGAAATCACTGTTTCAAATGGTGAAGGATATGAATTCACAGCTTCTTATGATTTATCTGAAAAAGATAATGATGACAATGTTGCTGCAGATGAACTAGTTCGTCTAGCATTAGAAGCAATTAATGAAGCAGCTTACGAAGGAAAATGGGATGGAGTAGACTTCAATACTTTTGGAACAGCTGAAATTACAGATGTAACAGCAGCTAATGAAGGTGATGTAAAAGAAGCTCTTGAACCAATTCGTCAAAGAGGTGGAGAGTTAACTGCTGCTGAAATCCAAGATGTAGTAGATGGAATAGTAGCACAACCAGTTATCGACGCAATTGCTGCATTAGATAACACTTCTGATCAAGCAACTGTAGATGCAGTAAGAGCTGATTATAATTTATTATCTTCAGCACAACAAGCATTAGTTGATGATACTGAATTAGTAGCACAAGAAAACAGATTAGCAGCAGATGCAACAGCTGTTTCAGATGACGCTTTAGCTCTAACAGCTCCTGCGTTCAATGTTGGTGCTGATCAACAAGCTCCATCATTTACACTTGTTGCAGCAGGTGCAAATGGAACTACAATTACATGGAGTGCTGGTGGTTCTGCTTTCTTAACAGATGCTGGTGTAGTTACTCGTGATACAGCTGGTAACGGAGATCAAACTGTTACTCTAACAGCAACTATCACAAGAGGTTTATCTACTGAAGATGTAACATTTGAAGTAGTAATTCCTGACCTTACAGATATTGATCTAGCAACTGGTGGAGATCAATATGCTCTTGTAACTGTAACTAAAAACTAA